The stretch of DNA attccctccttggggaCGCTGGACGATCTTGACGCGGCGGTGaacgcggtctcttttttaacgGCCGATtgttttgaacggcctttgtatacttgttcaacaactggttgaaggtgggcttttgattagcagttcttccctgcaccttcacttcgttggtcttccaagtacccacttccggacgtttcggcttgaaggtccggggacggtcaccagggcggtctgaccggttggaagaaccagtctgaccggtcggaccggtctgaccggtagcagacaccggtctgaccggtcgtgcctgatcagcagaccgattttctggtggagagctcCCTTGCCCCTCGAGTCTGGGATTCTTgacaatgatcttcagagtactcttgccatcatcagttttttctttgataacttctcgggcaaggatcttgtcacttgtgttcatcggtcttggatcaccgatgacaacatgctttcccttggctccttcggcttgttccggccgaatgagcacctttggattgttcaattccagcgtatgaacagggaaaggagctttgtcaatctgcatctcagaaagtaccaatcgtccttcattaatggccgattgtacctgtcgacgaaaaacattacaatcattagtagcatgagatgtagagttatgccacttacaatatgcatgtcgtttaagctcgtcgggagatggaatagcatgcgataatcggatgttaccattcttaagcaattcatcaaaaatctgatcacacttagaaacatcaaaagtaaacttcgGCTCCtcctgccgattcttttgaatcggcttgagagacggaaccgaaccgggtttggcctttgacGGCCAAACAAATTCGGCGGTATATACTTCATtactatcatcgtccgaaccatccgaatcatgatcaagaatgtgtgtgttggaccgatgaggcttacaagtatctttggcatttttaagtttaaattctaaacccatgactttgacttgcaagaaattcacggtatgatattcaaagccctcaagtttctctttcaaataagaacgtaaaccattaaatgccaaattcgccaaatctttttcagaaattgtcaaactaaaacatCGATTTTTAATctctttaaatcttttgaaataatccgaAGAAGACTCATCACGTCCTTGCCTAATCGATGTTAAATCCAACAATTTCGCttcggtttccccactaaaaaagtgatcatgaaatttacgctccaattgagcccaattgcgaatagagttaggagcaagtgaagaaaaccaagagaaagatgttccagtcaaagataaagaaaataaacgcacacgtAAAGCATCATTAAAACCAGCTTCCCCTAACTGCAATacatattgactaacgtgttcccaagttgtacgagaatcatcaccattaaatttagtaaactcaggaatacgccaaccagcagggAAAAGAGTGAAATCAAACTCAAcgggataaggtttttgatataaacgtgtagtacccatatccaccccaagcttattcttaatcgcatttgccagatcctctttgaacttaagaagatcggcttgatagtgctggctggtatagAACTCAGAAAACCGATGTTCATTAGGATTTCCATGCGCCATCGTCTGTAATGAAGTTGGGATCGGTCCTTGATTAGGTCCAGATCCCTGTGATCCTCCCGCTACAGCAGTAGTGCGGGGCGGTGTATAAAgtgacaattcattagttcggctaggggtAGCCGAACCTAgaattgtctcgagaggcgtcggcgacggcactgagtaaccggtctgaccggtcgtaccggtctgaccggtctgtgggacTGGTCCGACCGGTGCTGTGTGCACAGTCGATGGTGGTGGGGTTTGCCCTGgaaacgagttcggcggcataccatagagtggttcagatgtgaactcaggggtagccgaactcggatctgatgagttaggatctaacataggttgtttacctttaagcgcatcaacatcactactcaatttaaCTAACATGTCACCTGTGGCAGCTTGTGCAGCAATAATCTTCTGATCCATTAAAGATGACATCCTATCGAACATATCAGATGGAGAAaggcttacattggggatctcttcaatcttatcttggttaagcttgagagacggcaacacgaactcctccacccttttgacgaggccaccacgatccttcttgaagcccttcaagaattgtgccttgacgtgttcctccacaagaaggtaggccttgcgtTCCTCCTctgtgagctcctccatggtagccgtgatgatgttctccttgttgatttctgaagagcccatcttcttcaggGAGTAGAtcagatcggttttaaaaccagattaatctgtccccagcggagtcgccaaaaattatgtcgacacagaatcgcgccaacacactcgaatgcgctagaatgcgcgaacgatcgtcaaaacgatcaacacccgcgaaaccctgggcggactggtctgaccggtgcaggcagggactcgctggaaacctagaacagcgagctcgggagggaccccgtcggaactcgtgatcgtagggttgctctgaggtcggcaggccactcagaacgtcttcaaacgccgccgggacgaaggaagaaagcaatatagggttggaaaaggctagggtttgagagataaaagtaatgcgatttttgtattgattcgattgggaataacctcaatcggccttagcctttatatttataggccggggaagacgtaccccttcacgagtaggattacatgaggactctttacaaaaaaactaattctactcggactgtacagacccgaCCTGTCTAACTGGCCGgcccgaccgatcagaccggtcggcctcagcatatgccaaatttggctgtcaacacttTGCTTCATGTTTCCGAATGTCTCCCTGTTTCATCTTTTTCATGTTTCCACTCTCAAGAATTTTGCAATAAAATAATGCAAGTTACAAATTGCAATAAGTAATTCTTAACTTTACCATTATTAATTGGGCTTCCAATCTGAATCTAGAACTCGCACGACAACTGTACAAGCAGCAAGCTATGAAGCTAATTACCTTGCCAGCTTGTCTAGTTGTCTCCGTCAAAGCTGTGTTCCGCAGTCGCAGATTGCAGACGCAAGCCACTGCACGCGCTCCGCCTCCAGCCTCCGTGCTCCGCAGCTCCGGCCATCGGGCGGCCGTGCCCTCTGCAGATGAAGAGACGCCGCCCAGTCCTGACACCGTCACGGCGACCGGCGCCGGGCGCAGGCCGCACCAGCGTGCTCCCTGTACTGGGCGATGCGCGCGAGCCTCCAACCGCTAGCACCTAGCAGTCCTGGCTCATAGCAACGCTGTCCGGCCGCcactcgccgcccgccggccgcccgcaccCAAACCCTAGGTTACTCGTGATACAGGTACGAAGTACTAATTGAAGTCacgtactttcgaagcaaagcagtactaggcttaccgatttcgactacctcctactcccggcatgcggttagtacaattcaatccctgatcagcactgccacaacgaccggtccttaaccgacacagacgtgACTAAGACACccaagaaccctgtcctgctgccatacctatgtCTCCTCATCATTTCCCGTCCGGTCTAAATTCTCCATTTATTCAATATCAAACTCACAACTCAAGTACTGGAATATGCATAcatcttatatctcgcgagtaaccggaaattactcgacttctaaacatcttatatctcgcgagtgcaggagaccactcgtcttctaccggaaacattaagcatagcacttctatcgtcctatacgtACTAGTATATCTTAGGgaatcctagggatcatgcaactagggttccaaacaattcctgaacttaatgcacaagtattaaaaatatatataggtgtcataactTAAAATAATAgaatgtgcaccggggcttgccttgagtctgcgGCTTAGTGCTAGGGTGAGATGGGCCATGGACTTGCTccccacgatcctcctgctgcggggcttgcccctgctgctcctgtggctccgcaaccacctcgtatacgactcCTTCAGCGGCGGCGTCTATACGtgtgcatatgacatgagaatgtatgcaatataatttgaaattttgaaataaaCCTTAACCGATTACAAATACTACTAACCACGCAACCCGACGTCCATAACTCTGCAAAACCAGAATATCCGGATTTaaatccggaatatccggattcccaaatccggagtttccggggctatacccggagtttcgcccggagtgtcaaaaacccggagtatccgggcttatacccggagtctccagaCCCGACAGCatttttcgccccaaaaactgaaattgTGATTTCTAGTAAAACCAATCCACAAAAATCGAATCCCACATAGACCCTAGTAGATTGATCCTTAAGAAGATGATTGACCGGAGGAAATCAATTCAAACCCCCTAGAACACGGGATTTGCCGAACCCTAGCTTATTTACCTTGGGGTGAGCTCTTCCTTGCACCAAGGGCTCGaatccaagccgtctagggatgGAGCACGTGGGATAGATTATCCACCACCCAAGTGAAGCTCCCGTGGCCTTGGATCAAGGGTAGAGGGAGGGTTTTGAAtccctagggtttggggtgagagagagcacgggagagagtgagagacctcgggagagagtgagagagagcacGGGAGAGAGTGAATAAGGTTTTATAACGTTTGAGAACAGCAaaaggaccaaaacatgagatataAAGTtccaggtccggagtatccggaagaatatccggagtatccgggttcctCTGGCTCCAGAATTTTGGACTGAACTTGAGTCGATTTTTGGTGACTCGATTTGTACCCGAAGAATTAGGTCTCTAATTAACTAGTTAAGCCCTTAATTAATCTTGATTATAGGTGATTAATACATGGGGTGTTACACTTGGAGGGCGCCCCAAGGACTGCGATTTGGGGCGGAGGGTGTCGGGGGGAGGCGGCGTCGTGGGGGGAGTGGGGGACCCGGGCGATGCGAGGTAGCGAGGCGGCTGGGATGGACGGCCGGACGAGAGGCGCACAACAGGGAAGGAAAGGGAGAGACGCGAGATTGACGGGCGGGATTAGGCGCGGGTACGCGGGTGGGTAAGAAATTGGTGCGGTGAAAAAAGAAGCCTCAAAACAGTAGAAGTATTTCGCTCCATACAGTTTTTTCTTGTTCCAAAAAACTTTCTCCCACCCTAGATCTGACACGTGGGGCTTTTGTGAGGGGTACAAGAATGCTTTTTAGGTGGGAAGTGTTTTCAATTATTTTGGTTCTTTATAGTGTAGAACTGTAGATAGATGTAGATACATCCTTTAGCACAAAAAACCAATTCATTTTTCAGCTAGTAAGTAGGAGTACAACAGATAAGCACGTACTGTATCAAAGTTCCCCTTAGCAATGCAAAGttgcaagaaagaaagaaaaaaagcaaACATACCTAACTAAATTCACCATCCCTTGTCACGAAAAATTGAAGGCGCCAAACTACCCAGCTCGAGCCCAGCACAAGCTAGCGATTTTCATACCTCCCAATTTTAGCTATTTCCGTCAGTATGTATATATTGAGGACGTATGTATAGCTAGCGATCCGGCAGATTCGATTCTTGTGTTCATTCCTCCAGCCAGGATGGCATTTTCCGGCGAAGCGATACGTGTTTGCAGGTGATCGGAGACGACGACGCTTCTCGATCAGCGGAACGACGTGGACGAGGCGCTGGCCCCGAAGGTGTCGCCGGGATACCGGTCGAACATCTGCGGCGCGTCGCCGGAGCCGGGGAGCAGCGCGTCCTGCGCCGCCTCGTCGGTGACGCGCCACACCTTGATGGACTTGTCGAGGCTGCCGCTGTAGACGATCCACCGCGACGCCGACCCCCCTCCgggcgcgccgccaccgccaccgccggcgttgGACTCGCTGGTGTCGCCGTTGTCCTCGACGACGGCGATGCACCTGATGGGCTCGGTGTGGCCCGTGAGCACCGAGAGGCACGAGTGCATGCCGGCGTCGCGCCGCCACACGAAGATGGTGTTGTCGGCGGAGCCGCTGAGAAGGAgcgcgccggcggaggcgaGGCAGAAGACGGCCTTCTTGTGGCCGCGGAGCACGCCGCCGTGGACGAGGTGGCGGTCGCCCTCCCAGAAGTTGACCAGCCCGTCGGAGGAGCCGCAGTAGAGCACCGGCGCGACGGCGCTCACGGCCAGCGCGTTCACCGCGTGCTCCTGCTTGAGCAGCGTCTGCACCGCCGCGTGCTTGGTGCTCTTCCCCTGCAGCTCGCGCCGCCACACCTTGACCGTGCCGTCCGCCGAGCCCGTGAACACGAGCCCGTCGTACGCCGCCACGACGGCGTTGACGTTGTCGTCGTGCGCCACCACCGACTCGAGGCACTTGGAGTCGCTGATGCGCCACACCTTGAAGGTGCGGTCCCAGGAGCCCGAGTAGAGCAGCCCCTGCGCCGGGTCCGTCGGGCTCAGGCACGACACGGCGTCGCTGTGCCGGATCCACAGCGCCGACCGGTTCTTGCGCACCTCCACGTAGTTGGACGGGTTGAGCGAGCCGCGCAGGAAGTCGCGCAGCCGCGGCAGGCTGCCCACGCGCTTGTGCAGGCCGTTCTTGGGCGACACCTTCCACACCCTGATCTTGCCGTCCTGGTGGCCGGTGAAGATGCGCTCGCCGGAGATGACGATGGCCTTGACGAGGCCGCTCGAGGACTTGAACCCGCCCGAGTCCTTCTGCTTGCGCCACACGCGGATGTTCTTGCTGTCCGAGCCGGTGTAGAGCGTGTCGGTCTTGGCGGCGAGCGAGTAGATGTGGCCCTCCTCCCTCACCAGCGAGCCGATGAGGCTCGTCCCGGGCGCCATCGTGGGCGGGCCGCCGACGCCGGACGCCTCGCTGTGGTGCGACCAGGGGGACGCCATGGTCTGGTTCCAGGGGGACATGTTGTAGGGCGAGCACTCGCCGCTGAAGCTGGACGGGTAGTCGGAGTAGAACCCGGGGCTCGCGCCGCCGGTGGCGGAGGAGCTGCTGTTCCGGTTCGAGTGCTCATCGTCGGTGCCCCCCGAGAACTGGAGGTTCGGGTCCGAATGCGGCGCGGGCAGAGGGAGGTTGGACGGGTGCGACCGGGagacgccgctgccggcgccctcgccgtcgctgtcTCTCATCTGCTTCTTGCTGCCGGAGGCCGTGATTGGAGCTCCGAATGGGATAATTGCGAGAGGAGGCCTGTGTATGTGTGGATCAGAGCTGGAGGGAGAGGCCAAGAGAAAGTGGCGGGAAGGGGCAAGTCGTTACGACCGTTAAAGACGTTGGGGCGGGGTGGGACCACCCCCCGCGAATCCCTCCCTCTCATCAGTCTATTATTAGGAGGCTATCTTTAGAAATGGAGCATAGCAACTCCATCCAATTCGATCCTAAAAGTATATATAAACATTAGGAGTGTGAGCTTGAGTATTTCTTTCACACAAAATCGAAGATTAACCACTTGTTCTTCCCTCCATTATCTCTAATCTGACTAGCAtgccttttttttagaaaccatGAAGAATTTTCGAGCCTTTTTTATGCTTATTAAATGAGCCTTGTGCACTATCATAAATAGCATTTCATTCAAATAAAAGTAATGTCAAGCACCTTTTGTAACATGATGCTTCCCCTGCATAACTGATTTTTACAGGTGTTAAATGTATATCTCGATCTAAATTGAACCATCCACTGCAAAGACGGAAAATTAACTGCAAAAAATGAAAATGATCCAACCCTCTATACGAACAGCCCCAAGGAATCCATGTCTGATGTGATCTGAGCTGGGCTCTGGAGAGCTGGATTGGTTTGTTTACAAACCTGCTCCCAATTTTTGGCCAATAAAAAGATGAGTTTTACATACCGCCCTTGTGACAGATGTCTAAGAGAAAGGATAAGACGAGCAGGATACTAGCATCAGGTTGGGGGAAGTGATCTCAATAAGCTTAGCATAGTCTGCCAATATCAGATCCACAAGCATACTGGCCGGCCTTCAAAATACTTGTATGGCTTAGGGCTTACATACAAGACAACCAACAACACTGCAAGCACACATTATTCAGAGAGCATACTGGGAATGCAACTGTCCAAGAAGAGTGGTGCTTAGTATGGGCTATTATTCATTATAAGATCTTGCAGTAGGTGTTTACAATATGGGCTATTGACAGAAGTTGCATATGCTGTAAATTGCCAATATCTCTCTTAACATAAGATGCCATTCCACTTTCGCCATGGGTTTATGTTTACATGATCATGCCCATCTGAACTCCCAACAATTGTCATGGCATCTTTGCTTGCTgctgaaaagaaaacaaaagatagTTTGTTCAGGGATCGCAGTCACTATTCTTCTGCAAAGTCGATCAAGAGGAAAGGGCTCAAGATTCGGATTTTAAACAATTGAGTTACTGCACCAGTGCTCCCAAGTCCCAACTATAACTGAATTACTGCacattaaaaaataaaactcgACTAGATCAAGATGGAGCATACCTTATCATTCAGATCTTAGTTCTTGTATTTCATGGTCTCTTTCTCAAATCCAATTGTTGGAAACTGTTTTGCAAATTCCTCCACATCAATGCGAAGCTTTGCAATCTCAGCTTGGATTTTGCTATCAGATTGCAAGGTGGCAACAAAGTCCTTCAGCTTCGTTCCACCTATTTTGCAAGAGTTAAAAACAAAAACATATATCAGATTACCCCACTAGTGATGCAGACACCTCAATAAATGCAAATACTttatttaagaaaaaaaaaactaggacTTCGAGTGACCTGTCGTTGCAGCCTTAATCTTCACAGCCAAGTTCACTGCTGCATCAAAGAAGTCAGCAACCTTAGCGAAATCTTCCTCCACAAATCCTCTGGATGTAAGAGCTGGGGTTCCTGCATGATGAAGAGCAGATATTAAGAATTTTCCAAactttattttgaaataaatcAAAAGCAAATATTCTACAGCCACATATTTACCCATCCTGATGCCTCCTGGTACCATAGCTGAAACATCACCAGGAACAGTGTTCTTGTTTGCTGCAATATGCACAGTTTCTAAAACCTTCTCCACCCTTGAACCATCTATCCCCTATAAGTAAAATTGGAAGACCATCAGTTCAGACATAGCATCAGAATTGGAaaagcattttttttttcaaaattagcaCATTTAGCTAACATGTACGTATAAAGGAACAGCTAGGCATCAGGTCGAATGGACAGTAACCAATACTTTCACTAATAATGACACCAGACAAACAACCCAAAGGTGATCATTATAATGAGAATTGATACTCCCAATTCCAAACTAACAAAACATTCAATTTGAAACACATTTTTTTCTCTTACCTTATTCTTGAGGTTAACAAGGACCAAATGGTTATCAGTTCCACCAGAGACAAGCTCGTATCCTTTTGCTACCAAGCTCTGGATAAAAATATTTCCATCAATAAGTGATTTTAAACTGTAGAACACAAGTAACAATGCTTTAGAACtagatatttttgttttataacATCTGGGGTGATGAAAAATGAAAGATAACATCATTGAAAACTATGTGATCTAATGTAGCTAATCCGGCAAAGTGCTTTGAGACCAGGGACAAAATAAAACATACTGTATAGATAAACTACAAGGATTTCCTAAAAGCAGCTGCTAATATAAACAGTAAACCAGTTAATCATCATATTAAGTGAGCATACCTGTGCAAACTTAGCACTGTTGCTGATAACTTGCTCTTGATAAGCTCGGTACTCTGGAGTAGTTGCCTGAAATATAAGCAACAGCTGAGAGCCTTAGACAAAGGAAAGCAATATGAATAAAAGATAGTATGAAACAGCATAGGTGGCACATACCTGCTTAAGCGCAACAGCTAAGCCAGTAATGGTGTGGTTATGAGGACCACCTTGCAGACCTGGAAAGACGGCAGCGTTGATCTTGTCCTCAAAATCATACATAACCTGTAAAATATATACCTTAgtctttttattttcttatgTATTATAGCATGAAGTAAGTAGAAGGAACAGATTCAACATCCTACGCTACTATATTTTACTGTTTTCCTCCAGGTATACCTCTTTTCCTTGCTTATTTATTTCTTTAACTCCCTTCCTGTAAAAGATCATGGCTCCACGTGGCCCACGAAGTGACTTGTGAGTAGTGGTAGTCACTACATCTGCATAATCAAAAGGAGATGGAATGACGCCAGCTGCGACCAGCCCACTGATATGCGCCATGTCTGCTAGAAGTATTGCTTTCTGCTTGTTGCATATCTGTCAATTGCATAACATGATGAAATTATTTGTCTGATTATAAGAGAAAATGGTTCAAATTTCATTGTTAAAGCAGAAACTTGCCTTCCGCATACGGTCATAATCATATAGGCGAGCATATGCACTTGCACCAGCTATGATCAACTTTGGCCTGAAAAGAACAGCGCTTTTCTCCAACTGTACAAGGTAGCAATGAAGCATAGGAGCAAATAAGGTGTCAGAGTGATTCGTCAAAATAATTTTACCATTGAAAGGGACATGCCACACAATAAGTATATCCTAGATAAGAGTTTttttcttgcaaaaaaaaagggggggcacACTACTGCCATCTGTAAAAGTAACTAAGGTATCTGAATAAGCTGATGACGTAAACTTATATGAAATAAGGAGGAAAAGTACCTGATCGTAATCAATTAATCCAGTGCTTTCATCCAATCTGTAGGGCATCGTCTCAAAGAATATCGAAGTTGCCGAAATCTTCTTAGTGTCAGTCTGCAAACATTAAGTAGAACCTTTGAGCAACAGGAGTTTCAGTAGCATACATGAACATTTCTAAGAACTAAGGGAAACTATTACTCGTCAGTAAATATATGAGTATGTGCACATTACATAATCATGTTTGCAGGTAGCATGTAGCTTGCAAAGCAAGTGACAATGCAATAATAAAACAACCATAAATATTAAACTTCTGCAGGGCTAGCAAGGAAAACAAGCAACAGAGGACACATTCATGCTTGTATGcttcctctgaaaaaaaaacattaaggAGATAAAAGTAAAATCAGACCCATGTACCTGGTAACCATGAGAAAGATGTCCACCATGTGGAAGATCCAAAGCCATGATCCTTTCATGTGGCTTCAATAGCGCGGTGTACACCTGGAAGTTGGCAGGTGAACCCGATAGAGGTTGCACATTCACTGCAGAGGTAAAAATTGGCTATTATGAGCAATGCCAACATATAAGTCCCATGCACTCGGAACACCTTGACCTTGCAAGGCTTCGTTGCATTTCCAAATTGTATCAAACCATTACACATTCCCTTAATATAGTTAATGGTAAAACAGATTGTTTCCACCATCTTCCCTATCTTGCACCACTAAAACTAGAAAAGAGAAAATAATTACATGCTTCAGTGCAATAAAGGCTTGAACTCAGAGAATTTTGGCATAAAACTATTTGACAAAAGCGGTAAGTATGATGAGGCAGCATAATATATATTGGCCTCTTTTGTGCAATGATTTTGTAAGATTGCACAAGATTTTACCTCCCCACTTCGCTGGGTCCAAGCGGAAAGCCTCCAAAGCACGTTTCTGACACAAGGATTCGGCCATATCAATGTATCTGCAACCAAGAAAAACCAGAACAACCAATACAGATTATCCAAGGATTCGCAGACAGTAATTCAATTTCTCTTGCAAACATGCATGTTTCCATTGAAATAATCCCGACAATGACACCTGATAGAGAAGGGCCTTACTCATTCCCACCGTAGTATCTTGCGCCGGGGTACCCCTCGCTGTACTTGTTGGTCATGACGGAACCCACAGCCTGCATCACTGACACCGACGTGAAATTCTCCGACGGGATGAGTTCCAGCCCCTGCACCACATAAGCACAACTCAATAAGCCTTGAAAAAACAAAGAATATAGAATGATCCAACATTGCAATGACTGCAGATGACTGAAGAAGTACGTCTATGAAAAGATGACTGAAGAAGCAGCGACCTTCCATTGGCGGGCCTTCTCGAGCTCGATGATGTCAGCAATCTCGGGGTCGACCTCTTGAAGCGGCGCGTTCAACTGCTTTGGCCACTGTTCCCGACGCCAAGAACACGAGATGAACAAAAGCGAGCGACAGACACGGAGCAATGGACACACCAACGATTCAGAACAGAGTAATCAGAACGTACGGTAATACCGGATCTCTCCTCCGTCGCCGGCAGGGACGCCTGCGCACCCAAAAAGGCCAAACCAAATCAGAAAAAAACGAATCAGCACCTACCCATGAATCTTTCCTTCTTTCGAGGGGGGTAGGTAAAGGATAAGAACAGAGTCCCGCCGTGCCATGAAAATAAACCAagaagcgggcggcggcgtaccATGTAGTAGAGCGGCGTGATGCGAGGGAGAGGCTGGCGGCGGAGCGCGTTGGCGGAGAGCTTGCGGAGCGCCGTCGCCATGGCCATGGTGGGCGCGTCCTCCTCCTGGGCAGGGGTTGGAGCCTCGACTCACGAGTATGGGAGGTTGTGGAATTGGTGGCGCCTTTGGGAGGTTGCGctcgtgggtgtggttggatgGCCATGGCGCAGTCATCAGAACCCACCACTCAGTAGTCAGTCCACACCAAACGCATCAGCGTCACCAACCATGAAAGGTGCATTTCCCTTCCGATTTCGTATAGTATAATGCATTTTCTGTTCTGTTTGTCTTTTTTCTTGAAAGGAGTCTGTTCTGTTTGTCTTCAAATCATTTATCGCTCATTATCCGAGATTCtccatttatatattttttgcgGAAATGAAATCTTCCTGTTCATTTTTTTGCGGCATTTGTCATTAGCAACATACACATAACGACGCACACTCCAAatgatttttctttcttctctacTGACATTTTTGTAAAACGAGCTGTCAGTATAAGTATCAACAGGGGAAAAACTTATTTCTACAGCAAGGGGGGTATGTTGGTCCCAGAAGGGAGACATTAAAATAAAAAGGATGTCCTGGGTTGTTTTTAGCGTCGAGTATTTTAAACCTTCACGATGGCCACCAACCATGGCAGGAAAGATTCTTCACATCGCATCGAACCCTAAAGACAGATATGATTTGGGAagtatatttcaaaataaaaaattgattTGGGGAGTAGAGCTAATCAGAAAGGCAGGGCAAGAAATTGCAAAGTGGA from Panicum virgatum strain AP13 chromosome 9K, P.virgatum_v5, whole genome shotgun sequence encodes:
- the LOC120649830 gene encoding protein JINGUBANG-like, with the translated sequence MRDSDGEGAGSGVSRSHPSNLPLPAPHSDPNLQFSGGTDDEHSNRNSSSSATGGASPGFYSDYPSSFSGECSPYNMSPWNQTMASPWSHHSEASGVGGPPTMAPGTSLIGSLVREEGHIYSLAAKTDTLYTGSDSKNIRVWRKQKDSGGFKSSSGLVKAIVISGERIFTGHQDGKIRVWKVSPKNGLHKRVGSLPRLRDFLRGSLNPSNYVEVRKNRSALWIRHSDAVSCLSPTDPAQGLLYSGSWDRTFKVWRISDSKCLESVVAHDDNVNAVVAAYDGLVFTGSADGTVKVWRRELQGKSTKHAAVQTLLKQEHAVNALAVSAVAPVLYCGSSDGLVNFWEGDRHLVHGGVLRGHKKAVFCLASAGALLLSGSADNTIFVWRRDAGMHSCLSVLTGHTEPIRCIAVVEDNGDTSESNAGGGGGGAPGGGSASRWIVYSGSLDKSIKVWRVTDEAAQDALLPGSGDAPQMFDRYPGDTFGASASSTSFR
- the LOC120649829 gene encoding serine hydroxymethyltransferase, mitochondrial-like gives rise to the protein MAMATALRKLSANALRRQPLPRITPLYYMASLPATEERSGITWPKQLNAPLQEVDPEIADIIELEKARQWKGLELIPSENFTSVSVMQAVGSVMTNKYSEGYPGARYYGGNEYIDMAESLCQKRALEAFRLDPAKWGVNVQPLSGSPANFQVYTALLKPHERIMALDLPHGGHLSHGYQTDTKKISATSIFFETMPYRLDESTGLIDYDQLEKSAVLFRPKLIIAGASAYARLYDYDRMRKICNKQKAILLADMAHISGLVAAGVIPSPFDYADVVTTTTHKSLRGPRGAMIFYRKGVKEINKQGKEVMYDFEDKINAAVFPGLQGGPHNHTITGLAVALKQATTPEYRAYQEQVISNSAKFAQSLVAKGYELVSGGTDNHLVLVNLKNKGIDGSRVEKVLETVHIAANKNTVPGDVSAMVPGGIRMGTPALTSRGFVEEDFAKVADFFDAAVNLAVKIKAATTGGTKLKDFVATLQSDSKIQAEIAKLRIDVEEFAKQFPTIGFEKETMKYKN